One Niabella beijingensis DNA window includes the following coding sequences:
- a CDS encoding helix-turn-helix domain-containing protein — MEVIAIPKSVLKEMTAELDELLQLATNASEAYIGIFNEERWLDNQEVCLMLGISKRTLQSYKDKGLLPFSKLNRKNYYKFSDVQHLLASDAETENK, encoded by the coding sequence ATGGAAGTAATTGCGATACCGAAGTCTGTTCTAAAGGAAATGACCGCAGAACTGGACGAACTGTTACAGCTTGCCACCAACGCAAGCGAAGCCTATATAGGCATTTTTAATGAAGAACGTTGGCTCGATAATCAGGAGGTGTGCCTAATGCTCGGCATTTCCAAACGCACCCTGCAATCCTATAAAGACAAAGGGCTATTGCCTTTTTCAAAATTGAACCGGAAGAATTATTACAAATTCTCGGACGTACAGCATTTGCTTGCTTCCGATGCTGAAACCGAAAACAAATGA
- a CDS encoding 3-isopropylmalate dehydratase yields MKIRNNKGQWIEVTDLNKAIRQAGWYKTYQHNPPVESDKERQAYWADMHEKLKALKTKKFTQVG; encoded by the coding sequence ATGAAAATAAGAAATAACAAAGGGCAATGGATTGAGGTTACAGACCTTAATAAAGCCATTCGGCAGGCAGGTTGGTACAAAACATACCAGCACAACCCGCCCGTAGAAAGCGACAAAGAACGGCAGGCATATTGGGCAGATATGCACGAGAAATTAAAAGCATTAAAAACAAAAAAGTTTACCCAAGTTGGGTAG
- a CDS encoding OmpA family protein encodes MKQLRNLSMAIALTGLTLAGCDSMNRTQKGAIIGTGGGAAMGAVIGKAAGNAGLGAIIGAAVGGVTGTIIGKKMDKQAEEIKQQVPGAKVERVGEGITVEFNSAVLFGFDQSSLSGAAQNTLNDLITILNKYPDTDLEIQGHTDNTGTAKYNQALSERRASSVANYLGSHSISLERMTTKGYGFSVPKYSNDTPDGRAQNRRVEFIISANEKMKADAETEAKKG; translated from the coding sequence ATGAAACAACTGAGAAATTTATCAATGGCAATCGCATTAACCGGTTTAACCCTTGCTGGTTGCGACTCCATGAACCGGACTCAAAAAGGGGCGATCATCGGTACAGGTGGTGGCGCTGCAATGGGAGCTGTAATCGGTAAGGCCGCGGGTAACGCAGGTCTTGGTGCCATTATCGGTGCTGCCGTGGGCGGCGTAACAGGTACCATCATCGGAAAGAAAATGGACAAACAGGCGGAGGAAATCAAACAACAGGTACCAGGCGCAAAAGTGGAGCGTGTGGGTGAAGGTATCACTGTCGAATTCAACAGTGCAGTGTTGTTCGGTTTCGACCAGTCGTCCCTGTCAGGTGCTGCCCAGAACACATTAAATGATCTGATCACCATTTTAAATAAGTACCCGGATACGGACCTGGAGATCCAGGGACACACCGACAATACCGGTACGGCCAAATACAACCAGGCCCTGTCTGAAAGAAGAGCCTCAAGCGTTGCCAATTATCTGGGATCCCACAGTATCTCGCTGGAGCGTATGACCACCAAAGGTTATGGTTTTAGTGTTCCGAAATATTCCAACGATACCCCGGATGGCCGGGCACAGAACCGTCGTGTGGAATTCATTATTTCTGCAAACGAAAAAATGAAAGCCGACGCAGAAACAGAAGCAAAGAAAGGATAA
- a CDS encoding DUF932 domain-containing protein, whose amino-acid sequence MAHNLNFNSRTGRYSFFSVKEKAWHNLGQIIEEYPTSAEAIKHAGLDYEVVKSPLFTTGSNIIETAQGIEIADSQLHVPNYFANIRTDNNAVLGVVGKDYHIVQNREAFNFFDAIVGGGDGILYETAGALGQGERIFITAKLPDYIRVGNGDDVTEKYIFLTTSHDGSGSITAAFTPIRIVCQNTLNASLRTMSNVVRIKHTAGAKQRLDNAHKVMGLANTLSNQLEGIFNQWAKVQVSDREVRKLIQLALCPNKETLDLIKKGAEDDVSTVFKNIVDDALAYAMTSDTQQMNTTKGTLFGAYNAVTGYFQNVRNYKDDEAKLQSIVMGGTAQLKTQKAFDLCTSFEKIGADVFQLN is encoded by the coding sequence ATGGCACACAATCTTAATTTCAACAGCAGAACCGGACGTTATTCATTCTTTAGCGTAAAGGAAAAAGCATGGCACAACTTAGGGCAAATCATCGAGGAATACCCAACAAGTGCGGAAGCCATCAAACATGCAGGGCTTGACTATGAGGTCGTAAAAAGTCCGTTGTTTACCACAGGCTCAAACATCATCGAAACCGCACAGGGCATCGAGATAGCAGACAGCCAGTTACACGTACCTAACTACTTCGCCAATATCAGAACCGATAACAATGCAGTATTAGGCGTAGTGGGCAAAGACTACCATATCGTACAGAACCGGGAAGCCTTTAATTTCTTTGATGCAATCGTAGGCGGTGGTGATGGTATCTTATACGAGACAGCAGGAGCATTAGGACAGGGCGAACGTATTTTCATTACTGCAAAGCTGCCTGACTATATCCGTGTAGGCAACGGGGATGATGTAACCGAAAAATACATTTTCTTGACTACTTCGCATGACGGTAGCGGAAGTATTACCGCAGCGTTTACACCTATTCGCATCGTTTGCCAAAACACCTTAAACGCATCACTCCGCACCATGAGCAATGTGGTACGCATTAAGCACACAGCAGGCGCAAAACAACGCCTTGACAACGCTCACAAGGTAATGGGATTAGCGAACACCCTAAGCAATCAGTTAGAGGGCATTTTCAACCAATGGGCAAAAGTTCAGGTATCGGACAGGGAAGTTAGAAAGCTGATACAGCTTGCGCTTTGCCCAAATAAGGAAACGCTTGACCTAATTAAAAAGGGTGCTGAAGATGATGTTTCTACCGTGTTTAAAAATATCGTAGATGATGCCTTGGCATACGCTATGACCAGCGACACGCAACAGATGAACACCACTAAAGGCACATTGTTCGGGGCGTACAATGCTGTTACAGGCTACTTTCAGAATGTAAGAAACTACAAAGACGATGAAGCCAAATTACAAAGCATTGTAATGGGTGGTACTGCACAGCTAAAGACCCAAAAAGCCTTTGACCTGTGTACCTCATTCGAGAAAATCGGAGCAGACGTATTTCAACTTAATTAA
- the uvrA gene encoding excinuclease ABC subunit UvrA, whose protein sequence is MKPENEVIEVSGARVHNLKNIDIDIPKNELVVITGISGSGKSSLAFDTIYSEGQRRYMETFGAYARQFIGDMERPDVDKITGLSPVISIEQKTTNKNPRSTVGTITEVYDFFRLLFARVGEAYSYNTGKRMVKWSEEEIVENIYGRFRNQKINLLAPVVRGRKGHYRELFEDIRKKGFLKVRVDGEIKDITAKMQVDRYKIHDIEIVVDRLEVNPASRARLSQSVQAALKLGKELMFLLVDQTATPVQYSKQLMCEDTGISYEEPSPNSFSFNSPYGACPYCKGIGTAYAIDMDAVLPDRKRSISEGGIAPLGEERNASVYQQVVGFAKKHKISLAKPISELPAAQLDLLLYGDGDANRALDLDGSDDSIPDLYTGSYEGIIPMLKRWFFSTQTSEWLREWVEQFMMLKACPSCDGARLKKESLWFKVDKKNIAELSNLNLDKLGDWLKGIETRLSKKQNAIAKDILKEIRERLQFLLDVGLTYLTLYRPSRTLSGGESQRIRLATQIGSQLQGITYILDEPSIGLHQRDNHRLITSLQNLRDIGNSVLVVEHDKDIMLAADYLIDIGPKAGYHGGRVVAKGAPKEILKLDTITAGYLNGHLKIETPAERRKGNGKKLELKGAAGNNLKNVSVVFPLGKMIVVTGVSGSGKSTLINETLYPILSQHAYHSKKAPMEYKSIKGLEHVDKVVEIDQSPIGRTPRSNPATYCGFFTDIRTLFAAVPEAKIRGYNAGRFSFNVKTGRCDVCEGGGMRVIEMNFLPDVYVPCEKCNGKRYNRETLEIRYKGKSISDVLDMTVDDAVEFFQAVPSIYRKIKTLQDVGLGYITLGQSAVTLSGGEAQRVKLSTELSKKDTGKTFYILDEPTTGLHFEDIKHLLQVLNKLVDKGNTVLVIEHNMDVIKVADHIIDLGPEGGDGGGEILFEGTPEALVKCKESYTGYYLKGEL, encoded by the coding sequence TTGAAACCTGAAAATGAAGTAATTGAAGTGTCCGGGGCCCGGGTGCACAATTTGAAGAATATTGACATCGACATTCCCAAAAACGAATTGGTAGTGATTACAGGGATCAGCGGCAGCGGAAAATCCTCCCTCGCCTTTGATACCATCTATTCCGAGGGGCAACGCCGTTATATGGAAACCTTCGGGGCCTATGCCCGTCAGTTTATCGGCGATATGGAGCGGCCGGATGTGGATAAGATCACGGGTTTATCGCCCGTTATTTCCATTGAACAGAAGACCACCAATAAGAATCCCCGCTCTACGGTGGGAACCATCACGGAAGTGTATGATTTTTTCCGCCTGCTGTTTGCACGGGTGGGAGAGGCCTATTCCTATAATACCGGGAAACGGATGGTGAAATGGAGTGAGGAGGAGATCGTTGAAAATATCTACGGGCGGTTCCGGAATCAGAAGATAAACCTCCTTGCCCCGGTAGTACGCGGACGTAAGGGGCATTACCGGGAATTGTTCGAGGATATCCGTAAAAAAGGATTCCTGAAAGTGCGGGTGGACGGTGAAATAAAAGATATTACTGCCAAGATGCAGGTAGACCGTTATAAGATACACGATATCGAAATAGTGGTGGACCGGCTGGAGGTAAACCCGGCATCCAGGGCAAGGCTCAGTCAGAGCGTGCAGGCTGCGCTGAAGCTGGGAAAAGAACTGATGTTCCTGCTGGTAGACCAGACCGCTACACCGGTACAATACAGCAAACAGCTGATGTGTGAGGACACCGGCATCAGCTATGAAGAACCTTCTCCGAATTCATTCTCCTTTAACTCGCCTTACGGAGCCTGTCCCTATTGCAAGGGGATCGGGACCGCTTATGCCATCGATATGGATGCAGTGCTGCCCGACCGGAAGCGGAGCATCAGTGAAGGCGGAATCGCACCTCTGGGTGAAGAACGCAATGCCAGTGTGTACCAGCAGGTGGTAGGCTTTGCAAAAAAACATAAGATCAGTCTGGCCAAGCCGATCAGCGAGCTGCCTGCGGCACAGCTGGACCTGTTGCTTTACGGAGACGGCGATGCTAACCGCGCGCTCGATCTCGATGGCTCAGACGACTCGATCCCGGATCTTTATACGGGGAGTTATGAAGGTATTATTCCCATGCTGAAACGCTGGTTCTTTTCAACACAAACCTCAGAGTGGTTGCGGGAATGGGTGGAACAGTTTATGATGCTGAAAGCCTGTCCTTCCTGTGATGGAGCACGGCTGAAAAAAGAAAGCCTGTGGTTTAAAGTAGATAAGAAAAATATTGCCGAGCTGAGCAATCTGAACCTGGATAAACTGGGCGACTGGCTGAAAGGGATCGAAACACGGTTGTCAAAAAAACAAAATGCGATCGCAAAGGATATTTTAAAAGAGATCCGGGAACGGCTGCAATTCCTGCTGGATGTGGGTCTTACCTACCTGACGCTGTACCGGCCTTCGCGTACGCTGAGCGGGGGCGAATCGCAGCGTATCCGCCTGGCAACCCAGATCGGCTCACAACTGCAGGGGATCACCTATATCCTGGATGAACCGTCCATCGGGCTGCACCAGCGGGACAATCACCGTCTTATCACCTCATTGCAGAACCTGCGCGATATCGGCAACAGCGTGCTGGTGGTGGAGCATGATAAAGACATTATGCTGGCGGCGGATTACCTGATCGATATCGGTCCCAAGGCGGGCTATCATGGCGGCCGTGTGGTGGCCAAGGGTGCTCCTAAAGAGATCCTGAAACTGGACACGATCACTGCCGGGTACCTTAATGGTCATTTGAAGATCGAAACACCCGCTGAGCGTCGCAAGGGCAACGGGAAAAAGCTGGAGCTGAAAGGTGCTGCAGGTAATAACCTTAAAAATGTGAGCGTGGTATTTCCCCTGGGGAAGATGATCGTGGTAACGGGTGTAAGCGGCAGCGGCAAATCGACCCTGATCAATGAAACATTGTATCCGATCCTGTCGCAGCATGCTTATCATTCCAAGAAAGCGCCCATGGAATACAAATCGATAAAGGGATTGGAGCATGTTGACAAAGTAGTGGAGATCGATCAGTCACCCATCGGACGTACACCGCGAAGCAACCCGGCCACCTACTGTGGTTTCTTTACAGATATCCGCACGCTGTTTGCAGCTGTTCCGGAAGCAAAGATCCGCGGATATAATGCCGGACGGTTCTCGTTTAACGTAAAGACCGGCCGCTGTGATGTGTGTGAAGGCGGCGGAATGCGGGTGATCGAAATGAACTTTCTGCCCGATGTGTATGTGCCCTGCGAGAAATGCAATGGCAAACGGTACAACCGTGAAACCCTGGAGATCCGGTATAAGGGAAAATCCATTTCGGATGTGCTGGATATGACCGTGGATGATGCCGTGGAATTTTTTCAGGCAGTGCCGTCCATTTACCGGAAAATAAAGACCCTGCAGGATGTGGGTCTGGGCTATATCACCCTGGGGCAAAGCGCTGTAACCCTCAGCGGGGGCGAGGCCCAGCGGGTGAAGCTGAGCACGGAGCTGTCCAAAAAAGATACCGGTAAAACATTTTATATCCTGGATGAACCCACCACGGGTTTGCATTTTGAAGACATCAAACATCTGTTGCAGGTGCTGAACAAGCTGGTGGATAAGGGCAACACGGTGCTGGTAATCGAACACAATATGGATGTGATCAAGGTAGCGGACCATATCATCGACCTGGGACCTGAAGGAGGGGATGGTGGTGGAGAGATCCTGTTTGAAGGAACACCGGAAGCGCTGGTGAAATGCAAAGAAAGTTATACAGGGTATTACCTTAAGGGGGAACTGTAA
- a CDS encoding DNA polymerase III subunit alpha — MLINLHSYFSLRYGTMSIGTLVENLRTYGYDTAVLTDINNSSATLDFIKQCREAGINGLAGMEFRNDNQLLYVGIAKNEKGFKELNDLMTHANRSKSALPNIAPEFRHVSIVYPFGAVKESELKDNEYIGIRPQEVNRFIVAPKQRWERYVILQPVSFRQADFQLHKQLRAIDNNILISQLSAAQIGKETEFFISRTELLNAYNPVPKLIENTGHLLADCSFDFDFEGSKNRKTFTGNRYDDKQLLYKYAVDGFAKRYGADNKQAKERVLKELDIIDNLNFSSYFLITDDICRYARNRNFHYVGRGSGANSIVAYCLGITDVCPIELNLYFERFLNPKRKSPPDFDIDFSWRDRDEMYDYIFKRYQSEYTALMGAMSTFRDRSIIRELGKVYGLPKSEIDRLVNEPESMLNKNEVTNTILSVYNQMADFPNQRTIHASGVLISDKPLTCYSALDYPPKGLPTVQYDMYVAEDIGFEKFDILSQRGIGHIKDCREIIRLNKGETVDTSDPKRFFNDPVIAAQLRSANTVGCFYIESPAMRQLISKLQCDNYLTLVAASSIIRPGVASSGMMQAYIDRHLNPEKVDYIHPAFKEQLEDTYGIMVYQEDVMKIGHHFGGLDLADADVLRRMMSGKYRNVNHLAEIEDKYNSNCREKGYPEHVAKEVWRQMQSFAGYSFNKAHSASFAVESYQSLFLKTYYPLEFMVSVLNNYGGFYSREVYINEVKKAGGNICLPCVNKSAFDTSIVGSDIYLGFDCLLNLESELAQLIPEERKRNGEYLSLENFNLRTGAGLEQIIILIRCGAFRFLGAGKKELLWEAHLLLNKSRAAHNTQVGQLFFNSAEKPQLPVFVTDDLENLYDEIELMGFPVSGSIFDLAKSDYRGNASAKTLASFRGQVVRVVAHLVTHKTVRTKTGTIMKFGTFIDIDGDFIDTIHFPQSLHKSPLRGKGLYLIEGKVVVDYGCPAIEVHRCAMMPIKPDPRSV; from the coding sequence ATGTTAATTAATTTGCACAGCTATTTTAGTTTGAGGTATGGGACAATGAGCATTGGGACGCTCGTTGAAAACCTCCGTACCTATGGTTATGATACGGCGGTATTAACGGACATTAACAATTCATCGGCAACACTCGATTTTATAAAGCAATGCCGTGAAGCAGGGATAAATGGACTGGCTGGAATGGAGTTCAGGAACGACAACCAATTGTTGTATGTAGGGATTGCCAAAAACGAAAAGGGTTTTAAAGAACTGAACGACTTAATGACCCATGCCAACCGTTCCAAGTCAGCATTGCCAAATATTGCGCCCGAATTTCGGCACGTATCTATCGTTTATCCTTTTGGTGCGGTCAAAGAAAGCGAATTAAAGGATAACGAATACATCGGCATTCGTCCGCAGGAAGTAAACAGGTTTATTGTTGCACCTAAACAGCGTTGGGAACGCTACGTAATTTTACAGCCTGTTTCATTCAGACAGGCAGATTTTCAATTGCATAAACAGTTACGTGCTATTGACAACAATATCCTTATCTCTCAATTATCGGCGGCGCAAATCGGAAAGGAAACCGAATTTTTCATTAGCAGGACAGAACTCTTAAACGCTTACAATCCTGTACCAAAGCTGATAGAAAACACGGGACATTTATTAGCGGATTGCAGCTTTGATTTTGACTTTGAAGGCAGTAAGAACCGGAAAACATTTACAGGGAATAGGTACGATGATAAACAGCTATTGTACAAATATGCTGTTGATGGTTTTGCCAAACGATACGGTGCGGATAATAAACAGGCTAAAGAGCGTGTATTAAAGGAACTGGATATAATAGACAACCTTAACTTTTCCAGTTATTTCTTAATCACGGATGATATATGCCGCTATGCGAGAAACCGTAACTTTCATTACGTGGGTAGAGGTAGCGGTGCAAACAGTATCGTTGCGTACTGTTTGGGAATTACGGACGTTTGCCCCATTGAACTGAACCTTTATTTTGAACGCTTCTTAAACCCGAAAAGGAAAAGCCCACCGGATTTTGATATAGATTTTTCATGGCGTGACCGGGACGAAATGTACGACTACATTTTTAAGCGGTATCAAAGCGAATATACAGCCCTTATGGGAGCAATGAGTACGTTCCGTGACCGTTCCATCATCAGGGAGTTAGGCAAGGTTTACGGACTGCCAAAAAGCGAAATTGACCGCCTTGTAAATGAGCCTGAAAGTATGCTCAATAAAAATGAGGTAACCAATACAATCCTGTCCGTTTACAATCAGATGGCAGATTTCCCTAACCAACGGACGATACACGCTTCGGGGGTTTTGATTTCTGACAAGCCACTCACGTGTTATTCCGCACTGGATTACCCACCAAAGGGATTGCCTACGGTACAGTATGATATGTATGTGGCAGAAGATATTGGCTTTGAGAAGTTTGATATACTATCACAAAGAGGTATCGGGCATATCAAAGATTGCCGGGAAATTATTCGATTGAATAAGGGCGAAACGGTAGATACGTCCGACCCCAAACGCTTTTTTAATGACCCGGTAATTGCGGCGCAATTGCGGTCTGCAAATACCGTTGGCTGCTTCTACATCGAAAGTCCGGCAATGCGGCAGCTTATCAGCAAACTGCAATGTGATAATTATTTGACGTTGGTGGCTGCGAGTTCCATTATTCGCCCCGGTGTAGCAAGTTCAGGAATGATGCAGGCATACATTGACAGGCATTTGAACCCTGAAAAGGTTGACTACATCCACCCGGCATTCAAGGAACAATTAGAGGACACTTACGGCATTATGGTGTACCAGGAGGACGTAATGAAAATTGGTCATCACTTCGGTGGTTTGGATTTAGCGGATGCCGATGTACTTCGCAGGATGATGAGCGGGAAATACCGTAACGTAAACCATTTGGCAGAAATTGAAGATAAATACAATAGCAATTGCCGGGAGAAAGGCTATCCCGAACACGTTGCCAAAGAGGTTTGGCGGCAGATGCAGTCTTTCGCCGGGTACAGCTTCAACAAGGCTCATAGTGCATCCTTTGCGGTAGAAAGCTATCAAAGTTTGTTCCTGAAGACTTACTACCCGCTTGAATTTATGGTAAGCGTGTTGAATAATTACGGCGGTTTTTATTCACGGGAGGTTTATATCAATGAGGTAAAGAAAGCAGGGGGAAATATCTGTTTGCCCTGTGTGAACAAAAGTGCGTTTGATACCTCCATTGTGGGGAGCGATATTTATTTGGGATTTGACTGCCTGTTGAACCTCGAAAGCGAACTGGCGCAGCTTATCCCCGAAGAACGGAAACGTAACGGGGAATATTTGAGTTTGGAAAACTTTAATTTGCGAACGGGTGCAGGATTGGAGCAGATTATAATCCTTATACGTTGCGGTGCGTTCCGCTTTTTGGGAGCAGGTAAAAAAGAATTGCTTTGGGAGGCTCATTTGCTACTGAACAAAAGCAGGGCTGCCCATAATACGCAGGTTGGTCAACTGTTTTTTAATAGTGCCGAAAAGCCGCAATTGCCCGTGTTCGTAACGGATGACTTAGAAAATCTGTATGATGAAATTGAGCTAATGGGGTTTCCTGTTTCGGGTAGTATTTTTGACCTTGCCAAGTCCGATTATCGGGGGAATGCTTCGGCAAAAACATTAGCTTCCTTTCGTGGGCAGGTTGTCAGGGTTGTTGCCCATTTGGTAACACACAAAACGGTGCGGACAAAGACCGGAACAATTATGAAATTCGGTACTTTCATAGATATAGACGGAGACTTTATAGACACGATACACTTTCCGCAAAGCCTGCATAAATCCCCGCTCCGTGGGAAAGGGTTATATCTTATCGAGGGCAAAGTTGTTGTTGATTACGGATGTCCGGCAATAGAGGTACATCGTTGTGCCATGATGCCAATCAAACCCGACCCACGAAGTGTTTAA
- a CDS encoding helix-turn-helix domain-containing protein, translated as MELFDSDAEEIAYYKSKFEELRNRLELILKNYRPVMNGEVYLSGEDLCKLLHISKRTLQQYRDDNILPFIQIGGKIIYKESDILAILEQNYTSTKV; from the coding sequence ATGGAACTTTTTGATAGCGATGCAGAGGAAATCGCCTACTATAAAAGCAAGTTTGAGGAATTGCGCAACCGCTTGGAACTGATACTAAAAAACTACCGTCCTGTAATGAACGGAGAAGTTTATTTATCGGGCGAAGACCTGTGCAAGCTGTTACATATCAGCAAGCGCACATTGCAACAATACCGGGATGACAATATCCTACCATTCATTCAGATAGGTGGTAAGATAATTTATAAGGAAAGTGATATTCTGGCGATTTTGGAGCAGAACTATACCAGCACTAAAGTTTAA
- a CDS encoding molybdenum ABC transporter permease: protein MASSLVIGIIFLVAGLGLRYWINRRRFYRRSPTGAEGFSSYEKKVAIKFVEKVGKWVAYALIIFGLLSLWVYSREKKEIAAKNIEVQKPQ, encoded by the coding sequence ATGGCATCATCATTAGTTATAGGAATAATATTTTTGGTAGCAGGCTTAGGTTTGCGTTATTGGATTAACCGCAGGAGATTTTACAGGCGTAGCCCCACCGGAGCAGAGGGGTTTTCCAGTTATGAAAAAAAAGTAGCCATTAAATTTGTCGAAAAAGTTGGCAAATGGGTGGCGTATGCCTTAATTATTTTCGGGCTGTTATCCTTATGGGTGTATTCCCGTGAGAAAAAGGAAATAGCTGCCAAAAACATAGAGGTTCAGAAACCACAATAA
- a CDS encoding site-specific integrase — MEQAKRSTFKLLFYLKKNEPKKNGAVAIMGRITIDGTPASFSTKLEIHPDHWDLKYGRVLGRSNQAVTLNGKLDKIRTRIDKIYEDMMKDEGFATADKVKLTFLGVGVMDDAILKVFKQENKDFEKMVEKGERSASTYAKYKKVYEHLTEFIKLRYHREDMAFRELKSDFIREFDFFLRIDKECTHNTVWVYTMPVIALAKLAVKCKLIRDNPFEDYEISMEETDRSYLLKEDVEKLMLLKPSKSKYELVKDLFIFSCFTGLSYIDIKKLKWSNIQNFFDGHQWIISRRKKSDVASNVRLMEIPKRIIEKYRGVTRNDFIFPVPSNSTCNVHVRKLMEEAGIVTEQKISFHTARHTFATMFLTEGVPLESLSKMMGHKHITTTQIYAKITSQKISKDMDLVSPKFAAMENAFVAMQAEAATQEETVTNVKVIVDEQELEYAV; from the coding sequence ATGGAACAGGCGAAAAGGTCAACGTTTAAGCTGCTTTTCTATCTAAAGAAAAACGAGCCGAAGAAGAACGGCGCAGTTGCAATTATGGGGCGCATCACCATTGATGGAACCCCTGCATCATTCAGCACCAAGCTGGAAATTCACCCCGACCATTGGGATTTGAAGTATGGACGTGTGTTAGGCAGGAGCAATCAGGCTGTAACCCTGAATGGCAAGCTGGATAAAATACGGACACGTATAGATAAGATTTACGAGGACATGATGAAAGACGAGGGCTTTGCTACCGCCGATAAGGTAAAGCTAACGTTTCTCGGTGTCGGGGTAATGGATGACGCTATCCTAAAGGTCTTCAAACAAGAGAACAAGGATTTTGAAAAAATGGTGGAGAAAGGCGAAAGGTCGGCAAGCACATACGCCAAGTACAAAAAAGTTTACGAACACCTTACGGAGTTCATCAAACTACGCTACCATCGGGAGGATATGGCTTTCCGGGAATTGAAGTCTGACTTTATCCGTGAGTTTGACTTCTTTTTGAGGATAGACAAGGAATGTACCCATAATACGGTTTGGGTTTATACAATGCCAGTTATCGCATTGGCTAAACTGGCGGTCAAATGTAAGCTGATACGTGATAATCCTTTTGAGGATTACGAAATCAGCATGGAGGAAACCGACCGTAGCTATCTCTTAAAAGAGGATGTAGAAAAGCTCATGCTTTTAAAGCCGTCTAAAAGTAAATATGAACTTGTAAAAGACCTCTTTATTTTCAGTTGCTTCACAGGACTTTCCTATATTGATATTAAAAAGCTGAAATGGAGTAATATTCAAAATTTCTTTGACGGGCATCAATGGATTATTAGCCGGAGGAAAAAATCCGACGTTGCTTCCAATGTCCGGCTTATGGAAATCCCTAAACGCATCATTGAAAAGTACAGAGGTGTTACCCGTAACGATTTTATATTTCCCGTTCCATCCAATTCAACCTGTAATGTCCACGTAAGAAAACTTATGGAGGAAGCAGGTATTGTTACCGAACAAAAAATATCGTTCCACACAGCCCGTCATACATTTGCTACGATGTTCTTAACCGAGGGTGTACCTCTTGAAAGCCTTAGCAAAATGATGGGACACAAGCATATTACCACCACGCAGATTTACGCTAAAATCACCAGCCAAAAAATCAGTAAGGATATGGATTTGGTTTCTCCAAAATTTGCAGCTATGGAAAACGCATTTGTTGCCATGCAAGCGGAGGCTGCTACGCAGGAGGAAACAGTTACCAATGTCAAAGTAATTGTTGATGAACAGGAGTTGGAATATGCCGTGTAA